The genomic window ACACACTTTGTATCATATTGTGTTACAAGCATGTAACTTACACAATGATCGTCCCGCTATATCTGGGTTTGTGAATTCTAGCAGTTTCTTTATCACTTCACAGAACGACCACTGTGTAGCACGATTAACTatcactttatttttactttttaatcatAGTGCATGACACTGTGCTCACTGTCCATGCTTCTTCTAATCAAAGTCCATGTCCAGGTTGTACTGTCGATCTCTGTCGTTGGAGTTGAGTGACGTTGATGAGTTTGTTGAGCCCGTTGAGTTCGATGGTCGGGTCGGTGCGGCCCAAACGCCCCCGGCCGTCACTGATGAGGCAGGGGAGCCTGACGTGCTGGAGCTGTTCAAGGAGTCCCAGGTGTGAGTCTGCGATGGGATCCTCCGGATAAGTGTAGGCAGAGCGCCCACGCGGCGCTGGATCACGATGTGCGGTGTTGctgaaaaatcaaaaattcaatttaaaatatagttaagcggtgatagcctctTGGTTGGTacttcggcttctctttcggagagcagagttcgaataccagcatgCACCTATAACTGTTGTAagttatttgcatattttttttaatagcttttCAATGAAAACGAACGACATCACTTTTATgtgtactattacacataaaagtgatgtcgtatttatctatatatattaaagagaaagtgtgtgggtatgttccgtacaggctccgaaacggctggaccgatttcaatgaaactttcagtgaatctccggattgaaatcctgtaaagtttggtgacgatcggagcactcctatttttgaactgtcaaatacagcttttatttactatgattatattctattgttgggtgtacatgggtgtagataatgaacttcacccgctcgagaagagaatagaagagaatgaatacggagagaaataaatgatttaatatattatgagacttaaataaaaaaattaatgatgtaagtttattgtttaaataaaataaagcaaaatctagcctggcgaatcaggctgggtacgctagtatatcaTATAAACAAGTgaaaatttaagcaataaatatatcacttactttaacagtgaaggaaacattgtgaggaaatctgtCTTTTTTAAAAAGGATTGATGTTTGTTAGTACATGGATATACTACTTTCGTGGTCTGAATTTGTCCATTCCACCTTGCCTCGAAAAGCATGTTAGCATGGAGTCTAAACCCCAAATCTACAAAAATATGTACTTATGCCAAATGACAAATACcagcaaaaaaattttttataagttGCATAATATCCCATATGACATATGGCACAAGGGTCAAACAAGGGCACTCATAATGACAAACACTAGAAAGCTACAAATATatgattttcttttaataagaTAGGTAACTTTGGTTTGGATTCGTTGATTATAACACGAGACCAgagtaataatatacattatatagatatacatacttGTATTTACGAAGAGACTTGACAGTGGAGTACCTGCAATTAAAGGTAACAAACATTTTACTAAAAGTCACAGATATTAATAGAGGCTATAGTGTGTTCTATTATACGTTAATTTATCAAAACAGTAAAGTTCTTTGGttcatgctattttttttatatgattaaatatacaattaatccgtacaaaaaaaatttaaatttaaaatttctttgatTGTGATAATTGCTTTGATAATACTTTAAAGCAGTGGTATTCaaatagtaaatttaattttggtataAAGGTTGTTTTTTTAAGGTTGTTGTTGCGATTATTATTCTATGCCTAAAAATAACGgttgaaattttcaaatttcacatttgaattattgatttttttgtgtGTATACTGATAACTGTGTTGatttacaaatactattatttcaggctgaaatcttatttttaccCAAATAAAACATGTCGTTTATTGCgttgggggttaaaaataatatgactcACGTAATCGAATGCGCTGCGTGTCGACAGTGATGGGCGGCGTAAAGGTGATGGGCGGCGTGAAGGTGTTGGTGGTGGCGGCGGTAGTGTTGGCAGCGGTGGTGCCGGCGTTGGCGGCGTTGGCggcggtggtggtggtggtggtggtggtggagcTGGCGTTGGTCGGCGCGGCCGCGGTGGTGGCGGGCGCAGGCGCGTCGGGCGGCATCAGGGATCGGCGGCAGATGGGGCACGTGGCGTGCAGCTCCAGCCAAGGCGTGATGCAGGCCTGGTGGAAGAAGTGCTCACACTCCAACCGGGTCACCGTCTCGCCTGCAACGCAACGCAACTGGGTTAAAGCACATGCtactaattttgtttttaacagaCTTGAAAAAAGAGGAGGatctcaattcgtcggaatctcttttttttatgtatgttacccgattactcgaagacgtttgaaccgatttgaaaaactctttttttgttttaaataggcATATTTTCCAGATGGtcccattaaaattttatcgaagtaggtcgagctgttattaaaaaatcaacaataatgtataccaaagtagcaaatttctTGTTTTAAATAGGCATATTTTCCAGGTGGtcccattaaaattttatcgaaGTCCGACTGACTTCGATGTTGctgagctgttattaaaaaatcaacaataatgtaaaccaaagtagcaaatttcctgggcgtatgttaaggtcggtttcttttttaatttaacaatcatttatatattataaatgaggatactcactacaagttaaagaaatttaacttgtagtgagtatccttattataaatatatttatattatttatttttctttacaaacaAATCCAAAACATTCTCAGTTCCTACGCTACAAGGACACGGAGTCAcattatttcaattttgcatgtgatgttagctgtctctgatttctttcagtaaaaactatggtagtGGTTACatcaaaaactttattatagtaTTACTAACAACAGAATGGGGGGATGAGTTCCATTCCCTTTCAGAGTCCAATGACAGAGTGAAGATTGTCAGGGCATCATACGTAGGATATAGATAATAATCCTTTAAGGCCATACTATTTTACTCATTAAagatatggcaaatggccgcaaactcagtgGCAACAATGCatagcgctgattttcagtctgctccgGTATCAAACAGttgcgttattattataacggacacttgcatttttttataaaatattgaaattggaaaaaaaaatgaaataaaatgtaaaaaagaacaaacaaaaatgaacacagtcagtacatatttatcagcgaaaagtaaaaaaaaaaaaggtttaagaaaaatatttgaaaaataattgaatttcttTAGTCTGtgttttactactactactacatgtAATTGTAGAGTCCGCCCCAAAAATGGGAGACGAAGCTGTGAGGGACAAGGAAGGAGACATAGATCATGGCACCCTCCAGCGATTCTGATATATAACCGTGAGGTTGGTGGGGCCATGGGtatagtggcgtgcattgaatgcacagggtatgcagatgatataaaatgaaggaaatctccagtacgagttataagaaacttaggataggcattgtaagagttataaaaagtctatccttaagtaaataaataataataaatataataaataaatatattacgacaatacacacatcgccatctagccccaaagtaagcgtagcttgtgttatgggtactaatgaataatttttatgaataatatacataaacacccggacactgagaaacattcatgttcatcacacaaatattgtccagttgtgggaatcgaaccgagggccttggagtcagaaagcagggtcgctgcccactgcgccaatcggccttttaagtatttatgtactggagattttcttcattttttatctgctgcataccctgtgcataccctctatgcatccCACTGCATGGGTGGCGGGTCGCCCCGACAGTTGCAACCATCGTACCCTGCTGGAAGTTCTCCCAGCACACGGAGCAGGCGGTGCTGGCGGCGGCCTGCTCCGCCGTGACCTGCTGCGTCGGCAGCGCCGCCAGCGTGTCGCGCGGCAGCGGCGGCGGGCCCGTGTGCTCAAGCTGTCCCAGCAGTTGCGTCACCACGGCGTCCAACCCTGCAATGTGCCGTGCCTTGGTCACTCCACGAGGATTTAGATTctcggaatttaaaattttaaaattggaaaccaactttttatttttttcaaatttcgaatagaatgtttacaattaaattataagttactccgtatgtacttacatacatacttacatacggagtaacttataatacactagcgtacccagctcgcttcgccgggctagattttgctttattttatttaaacaataaacttacaccattaaatatttaattttgagtctcataatatattaaatcattgatttctctccgtattcattctcttctattctcttctcgagcgg from Pararge aegeria chromosome 20, ilParAegt1.1, whole genome shotgun sequence includes these protein-coding regions:
- the LOC120632574 gene encoding E3 ubiquitin-protein ligase RNF115, producing MADAMVERRPPSRFFCHRCLVEFQDVEQEYICPYCEGGFIEQLEADSEGVIAVPRDDYSDADMSNIGDMTVDEMGLDNSDEFNTSNPPRLNDLAFLMSGGRVRTTLPSNTSVNTSTNSTTNTTTSNGTTPAPPVGLRSTDASHMLRRDPNPNPNRSPTLMEELLWMISGGRPPAGAMTAGSPFVLVGTPGDYVLGGEGLDAVVTQLLGQLEHTGPPPLPRDTLAALPTQQVTAEQAAASTACSVCWENFQQGETVTRLECEHFFHQACITPWLELHATCPICRRSLMPPDAPAPATTAAAPTNASSTTTTTTTTAANAANAGTTAANTTAATTNTFTPPITFTPPITVDTQRIRLRTPLSSLFVNTTTPHIVIQRRVGALPTLIRRIPSQTHTWDSLNSSSTSGSPASSVTAGGVWAAPTRPSNSTGSTNSSTSLNSNDRDRQYNLDMDFD